One segment of Marvinbryantia formatexigens DSM 14469 DNA contains the following:
- a CDS encoding amino acid ABC transporter ATP-binding protein, translating to MDSSKVKIQVTNLKKNFGKLEVLKDISISICEGEVVVLLGPSGSGKSTFLRCVNQLETVTAGKIIVDGMDVTDKHTDINKVRENIGMVFQHFNLFPHMTVLKNITLAPVELKKLTQEQAEKKGMELLARVGLADKAGTYPNQLSGGQKQRVAIARALAMSPDIMLFDEPTSALDPEMVGEVLEVMRELARDGMTMAVVTHEIGFAREVANRIVFMDGGYIVEQGTPEEILKHPKEARTIDFLNKVL from the coding sequence GTGGACAGCAGTAAAGTAAAGATACAGGTTACAAATCTGAAAAAGAATTTTGGAAAGCTGGAGGTTCTGAAGGATATCAGCATCAGTATCTGCGAGGGTGAGGTCGTGGTGCTGCTCGGTCCCTCCGGAAGCGGAAAATCCACGTTCCTGCGCTGTGTGAACCAGCTGGAGACCGTCACCGCCGGAAAGATTATCGTCGACGGCATGGACGTGACGGATAAGCACACGGACATCAACAAGGTGCGTGAAAACATCGGCATGGTGTTCCAGCACTTTAATCTGTTCCCGCATATGACGGTGCTGAAGAATATCACGCTCGCACCGGTGGAATTAAAGAAGCTCACGCAGGAGCAGGCTGAGAAAAAAGGTATGGAGCTTTTAGCGCGCGTCGGACTTGCCGACAAAGCGGGCACCTACCCCAACCAGCTCTCCGGCGGTCAGAAGCAGCGTGTGGCGATTGCGCGCGCGCTTGCCATGAGCCCGGACATTATGCTGTTTGACGAGCCCACCTCCGCGCTCGACCCGGAAATGGTCGGCGAGGTACTGGAGGTTATGCGCGAACTGGCGCGGGACGGCATGACAATGGCGGTGGTGACACACGAAATCGGCTTTGCGCGCGAGGTGGCAAACCGCATTGTGTTTATGGACGGCGGCTATATCGTGGAGCAGGGAACCCCGGAGGAAATCCTGAAGCATCCGAAAGAAGCGCGGACCATCGATTTTCTGAACAAGGTATTATGA
- a CDS encoding amino acid ABC transporter permease — translation MISIIQVYGVMLLKSMGNTLLLCVLSLLFAMIIGLIVALFNVGKNRVLNLIGTIFVDAVRGVPLIVLAYFVYFGVPQAAKMMNVSGFRLSALTAGIIALSMNCGAYMAEIIRAGIESVDKGQMEASRSLGLSYGKSMRLIIIPQAIRTMIPSIINQFIITLKDTSILSVIGFPELVNTAKNVAGNTFMNLQVWAIVGVMYMVVIITLSKVAKRVERRLKRGQQ, via the coding sequence ATGATAAGTATCATCCAGGTATATGGCGTAATGCTCTTAAAGTCGATGGGCAACACACTGCTTCTGTGTGTGCTCTCGCTGCTTTTCGCCATGATAATCGGTCTGATTGTCGCCCTGTTTAATGTAGGGAAGAACCGTGTTCTGAATTTAATCGGTACCATTTTTGTCGATGCCGTGCGCGGCGTTCCGCTGATCGTACTGGCATATTTTGTTTATTTCGGCGTCCCGCAGGCTGCGAAAATGATGAATGTCTCCGGCTTCCGCCTCTCGGCGCTGACCGCGGGCATCATCGCGCTCTCCATGAACTGCGGCGCTTATATGGCGGAGATTATCCGCGCCGGAATCGAGAGCGTTGATAAGGGACAGATGGAGGCGAGCCGCAGTCTCGGACTCTCATATGGAAAAAGTATGCGTCTGATTATTATTCCGCAGGCGATACGCACCATGATTCCCTCTATCATCAACCAGTTCATCATTACGCTGAAGGATACCTCCATCCTCTCCGTAATCGGTTTCCCGGAGCTGGTAAACACTGCCAAAAACGTTGCCGGAAATACCTTCATGAATCTGCAGGTATGGGCTATCGTCGGCGTTATGTACATGGTTGTCATCATCACTCTGAGCAAGGTGGCAAAGCGTGTGGAAAGGAGGCTGAAACGTGGACAGCAGTAA
- a CDS encoding transporter substrate-binding domain-containing protein produces the protein MKKNFTAKLVSAAAVGALALCTMAGAVSASDKVWVIATDTAFRPFEYTNADGEFVGIDVDILAAIAEDQGFEYDLQSIGWDAGVAAVQVGQADGLIAGATINDERKEKGWIFSDGYYDATQSFFVAADSDIASLEDLEGKNVVVKIGTASKTFAESLMDEYGFTVTTMETSTDMYQDVINGNSAACIDDTPITLAYITQDGVQLKKLEAEGAESESAPYGFAIMDEANQELLDMFNAGLKNIKENGTYDEILDKYLKTEE, from the coding sequence ATGAAGAAAAATTTTACCGCAAAACTGGTTTCTGCAGCAGCAGTCGGCGCGCTTGCCCTCTGCACAATGGCAGGTGCCGTATCCGCATCTGATAAGGTGTGGGTGATTGCTACCGACACAGCGTTCCGTCCCTTTGAATACACCAACGCGGACGGTGAATTTGTCGGCATTGATGTCGATATTCTTGCCGCTATCGCTGAGGACCAGGGATTTGAATACGATTTGCAGTCCATCGGCTGGGATGCCGGCGTTGCCGCTGTCCAGGTAGGACAGGCGGACGGTCTGATTGCCGGTGCCACCATCAACGATGAGAGAAAGGAAAAAGGCTGGATCTTCTCAGACGGATACTACGATGCAACACAGTCCTTCTTTGTGGCGGCAGACAGCGATATCGCTTCTCTGGAAGACCTGGAAGGCAAAAATGTGGTCGTTAAAATCGGTACCGCAAGCAAGACCTTCGCAGAAAGTCTGATGGATGAGTACGGCTTCACCGTTACCACGATGGAGACCTCCACAGATATGTACCAGGATGTTATCAACGGAAACAGCGCCGCTTGTATCGACGATACTCCGATTACGCTCGCTTATATCACACAGGATGGCGTTCAGTTAAAGAAACTGGAAGCTGAGGGCGCCGAGAGCGAATCTGCACCGTACGGCTTTGCCATCATGGATGAGGCAAACCAGGAGCTTCTCGATATGTTTAATGCCGGTCTGAAGAATATCAAAGAAAACGGAACTTACGACGAAATTCTTGATAAATATCTGAAGACTGAGGAGTAA
- a CDS encoding gamma-glutamyl-gamma-aminobutyrate hydrolase family protein, with protein sequence MNRPLIGLIPLYDDEKESLWMLPGYMDGIVSAGGTPLMLPLTEDEDMLGQMTELCDGFLLTGGHDVSPALYGETPIEACGACCPARDAMEKKLLALALERDMPVLGICRGIQFLNAALGGTLYQDLPQQRPSRIEHHQKPPYDIPVHKVTIVEKTPLAELLQVPVLAVNSYHHQAVKELSPQLTAMAYSEDGLVEAVYMKEKPFVWGVQWHPEFSWKTEESSRKILEQFVKAAKK encoded by the coding sequence TTGAACAGACCACTAATCGGATTGATTCCATTATATGATGACGAAAAGGAGAGCCTCTGGATGCTTCCGGGGTATATGGACGGCATCGTATCAGCAGGCGGAACGCCGCTGATGCTTCCGCTGACAGAGGATGAGGATATGCTGGGGCAGATGACAGAGCTCTGCGACGGCTTCCTGCTGACGGGCGGACACGACGTATCGCCCGCGCTGTACGGGGAGACGCCCATCGAAGCCTGCGGCGCATGCTGTCCGGCGCGGGATGCGATGGAGAAAAAGCTGCTTGCGCTGGCTCTTGAGCGGGACATGCCGGTGCTCGGCATCTGCCGCGGTATCCAGTTTTTAAATGCCGCGCTCGGCGGAACGCTTTATCAGGACCTGCCGCAGCAGAGACCGTCCCGGATAGAGCACCATCAGAAGCCGCCCTACGATATACCGGTGCATAAGGTGACGATTGTAGAGAAAACGCCGCTGGCAGAGCTTCTGCAGGTTCCGGTCCTTGCGGTAAACAGCTATCATCACCAGGCGGTAAAGGAGCTGTCGCCGCAGCTTACGGCGATGGCGTACTCTGAGGACGGGCTGGTGGAAGCCGTTTATATGAAGGAAAAGCCGTTTGTGTGGGGCGTCCAGTGGCACCCGGAATTTTCCTGGAAAACAGAGGAGAGCAGCCGGAAAATCCTGGAACAATTTGTGAAGGCGGCAAAAAAATAA
- a CDS encoding ABC transporter ATP-binding protein yields MKVVLENLTKKFPERGRKARGEVTAVSDMSVEIPDGKLIGLLGPSGCGKSTALNLLCGLLKPTDGRIFFGEEDVTNLPAEKRGVGMVFQNYALYPHLTVRQNIVFPLENLRGKEKLSKEEMQRRAMEVAKLVQIDELMERKPGELSGGQQQRVAIARALVKMPRILLMDEPLSNLDARLRLQTREEIRRIQRETKITTVFVTHDQEEAMSISDMIVVMNRGVVQQIGKPQEVYDRPVNLFVAKFLGTPPINVFRGQIRQGMLYIGKDAVLRVQGCADREVFAGIRPEGFVLHPQGALTCHLNGVEVLGRDISVVSTNEACENTVIRSIISAESGVDTGSGTVRFHVKPEKVHIFDRETQERIPFETERAGE; encoded by the coding sequence ATGAAGGTAGTATTGGAAAATCTGACAAAGAAATTCCCGGAGCGCGGCAGAAAAGCGCGCGGGGAGGTGACGGCGGTCAGCGACATGAGCGTGGAGATACCGGATGGAAAACTGATCGGACTGCTCGGTCCCTCCGGCTGCGGAAAAAGCACGGCGCTCAATCTGCTGTGCGGACTGTTAAAGCCCACCGACGGCAGAATCTTTTTCGGGGAGGAGGATGTCACAAATCTTCCGGCGGAAAAGCGGGGCGTCGGTATGGTATTTCAGAATTACGCGCTCTATCCGCATCTTACGGTGCGCCAGAACATTGTATTTCCGCTGGAAAACCTCAGAGGGAAGGAAAAGCTCTCCAAAGAGGAAATGCAGCGCAGGGCGATGGAAGTGGCAAAGCTGGTACAGATTGACGAGCTGATGGAGCGTAAGCCTGGCGAGCTTTCCGGCGGACAGCAGCAGCGTGTGGCGATTGCGCGCGCTCTGGTGAAGATGCCGCGGATCCTGCTGATGGACGAGCCGCTCTCCAATCTGGATGCCCGGCTCCGCCTGCAGACGCGCGAGGAGATAAGGCGCATCCAGCGGGAGACAAAGATTACCACCGTTTTTGTAACGCACGACCAGGAGGAAGCGATGAGCATTTCCGATATGATTGTCGTGATGAACCGGGGCGTGGTACAGCAGATTGGAAAGCCGCAGGAGGTCTACGACAGACCGGTAAATCTCTTTGTGGCGAAGTTCCTCGGCACGCCGCCCATCAATGTTTTCCGCGGGCAGATACGGCAGGGAATGCTTTATATAGGAAAGGACGCCGTCCTGCGCGTGCAGGGATGCGCGGACAGGGAGGTTTTTGCCGGTATCCGTCCGGAAGGCTTCGTCCTGCACCCGCAGGGGGCGCTTACCTGCCATCTGAATGGCGTCGAGGTGCTGGGACGCGACATCAGCGTGGTTTCCACAAACGAGGCGTGTGAAAATACAGTAATCCGTTCGATTATCAGCGCAGAGAGCGGTGTCGACACCGGAAGCGGGACGGTCCGTTTCCACGTAAAGCCGGAGAAGGTGCACATTTTCGACCGGGAGACGCAGGAGCGGATTCCTTTTGAAACAGAGCGGGCGGGGGAATAG
- a CDS encoding carbohydrate ABC transporter permease produces MDKNNLKGWLYLLPAFLFLGCFLIYPLIDVFIYSFEEGFNFASQTYYGVGLYNYSYILHDPYFLQAVKNTFILVVITVPLSTGLALLISVRLSSIKALRELYQTIYFLPYVTNTLAVGLVFMILFKRTPYTDGFINLLLGLFGTGPVDFIDGPYWAKMFVLCLYTIWVVMPFKILILTSALASVNEQYYNAAKVDGTPRWRIFIKITVPMISPTLFYLVITGFIGAFKAYSDAVALFGTDLNAAGMNTIVGYVYDMLYGSSGGYPSYASAAAIILFVIVLTITCINLLVSKKHVHYM; encoded by the coding sequence ATGGATAAAAATAATCTGAAGGGCTGGCTTTATCTGCTGCCGGCGTTCCTTTTTCTGGGATGTTTTCTGATATATCCTCTGATAGATGTCTTTATCTATTCCTTCGAGGAAGGCTTTAACTTTGCTTCCCAGACGTATTACGGCGTCGGTCTCTATAATTACTCGTATATCCTGCATGACCCGTATTTTCTGCAGGCGGTGAAAAACACCTTTATCCTGGTGGTGATTACCGTGCCGCTTTCCACGGGACTTGCGCTGCTGATTTCCGTGCGTCTGAGCTCCATAAAGGCGCTGCGTGAGCTTTATCAGACCATTTATTTTCTGCCGTATGTGACAAATACGCTGGCGGTCGGTCTGGTTTTTATGATTCTGTTTAAGAGAACGCCCTACACGGACGGCTTCATCAATCTGCTCCTGGGGCTTTTCGGCACCGGTCCGGTGGACTTTATCGACGGACCCTACTGGGCGAAAATGTTTGTGCTATGCCTGTACACCATCTGGGTGGTCATGCCGTTTAAGATACTGATTTTAACGAGCGCCCTCGCCTCGGTCAATGAGCAGTATTACAATGCGGCAAAGGTGGACGGCACCCCGCGCTGGCGTATTTTTATAAAAATTACGGTGCCGATGATATCGCCGACGCTGTTTTACCTTGTCATCACCGGTTTTATCGGGGCGTTCAAGGCGTACAGCGATGCGGTGGCGCTCTTTGGAACCGATTTGAACGCGGCGGGGATGAACACCATCGTCGGATACGTTTACGACATGCTGTACGGCAGCAGCGGCGGCTATCCGTCCTATGCGTCGGCGGCAGCCATCATCCTGTTTGTGATTGTGCTGACGATTACCTGCATCAACCTTCTCGTCAGCAAAAAACATGTTCATTATATGTGA
- a CDS encoding carbohydrate ABC transporter permease: MENQFEKTEKNGRAHFPVGKILTYALLTLWAVIVLFPFYWMLLTSVKSYSAYNSEYIPKLYTLAPTLENYKEAFTAVPLARYFANTVIFAVITTALMVIVTVLAAFAFARLKFRGRDLAFTLFLALMMIPNELVVITNYVTITNLELRNTFAGLILPSVTSVFYIYLLKENFAQVPDQLYYAAKVDGTSDFRYLRRVMIPICKPTIVTITILKVIECWNSYVWPRLITDDENYFLVSNGIQEIRENGFGRENIPAMMAAVVVISVPLIILFLLFRKKIMEGVSRGGTKG; this comes from the coding sequence ATGGAAAATCAATTTGAAAAGACAGAAAAAAACGGCAGGGCGCATTTTCCCGTGGGGAAAATTCTCACATATGCGCTGCTGACGCTCTGGGCGGTCATCGTGCTGTTTCCGTTTTACTGGATGCTGCTCACCTCGGTGAAGAGCTACAGCGCCTACAACTCGGAGTACATCCCGAAGCTTTATACGCTTGCGCCCACGCTGGAGAACTATAAGGAAGCGTTTACGGCAGTGCCGCTGGCGCGCTATTTTGCCAACACGGTGATTTTTGCCGTGATTACCACGGCGCTGATGGTAATTGTGACCGTGCTGGCGGCGTTCGCCTTTGCAAGACTGAAATTCCGCGGGCGGGACCTGGCGTTTACGCTCTTTCTCGCGCTGATGATGATTCCAAACGAGCTGGTAGTGATTACCAATTACGTGACCATCACGAATCTGGAGCTGCGCAATACCTTTGCCGGGCTGATTCTGCCGTCGGTCACATCGGTCTTTTACATTTACCTGCTGAAGGAAAATTTCGCGCAGGTTCCCGACCAGCTCTATTATGCGGCAAAGGTGGACGGTACCTCCGATTTCCGGTACCTGCGCAGGGTAATGATTCCCATCTGCAAGCCGACGATTGTCACGATTACGATTCTGAAGGTGATTGAATGCTGGAATTCCTATGTGTGGCCAAGGCTGATTACCGATGATGAAAATTATTTTCTGGTGTCGAACGGAATCCAGGAAATCCGCGAGAACGGCTTCGGACGGGAGAATATTCCGGCAATGATGGCGGCGGTCGTGGTGATTTCGGTGCCGCTGATCATTCTGTTTCTGCTGTTCCGCAAAAAGATTATGGAGGGCGTATCCAGAGGAGGTACAAAGGGATGA